In Candidatus Bathyanammoxibius amoris, the following are encoded in one genomic region:
- the acpS gene encoding holo-ACP synthase produces MYIGIDLVEVGRIKDLFTRYESFIDRIYTPREVEYSLSKRNKFEHLAARFAVKEAVVKALGTGMKWTDIELLNDSSGRPYLKLYGRAKELAEEKGVGSWDVSITHTKDHAIGQVLLVTGAY; encoded by the coding sequence GTGTACATAGGCATCGACCTGGTGGAAGTTGGAAGAATTAAAGACCTTTTTACCCGTTACGAATCCTTTATTGACCGCATATACACCCCCAGGGAGGTAGAGTACAGCCTCTCTAAGAGGAATAAGTTTGAACACCTGGCCGCCAGGTTTGCCGTAAAAGAGGCGGTGGTAAAGGCCCTGGGTACGGGGATGAAGTGGACAGATATTGAGTTGCTCAATGATTCCTCGGGACGTCCTTACCTTAAACTTTATGGGAGGGCGAAGGAACTCGCCGAGGAAAAGGGTGTCGGCTCATGGGACGTATCAATAACCCACACAAAAGACCACGCCATAGGGCAGGTATTATTGGTGACTGGCGCGTATTGA
- a CDS encoding beta-ketoacyl-[acyl-carrier-protein] synthase family protein, translated as MPRVVVTGLGLVTAIGSDRKKSWEAMLNGRDGVSEITTFDTSRYKVHRACELKSLNSNGTPPSKNGYTVYDCLYVATREALQDSGIFDYKGLEIDKVGMSIGTLAGELSAFEHKLRDNPRDKASGFSLDVVLRYPPATLSTQLAEDFHVEGPNIILINACSSGNHALCWAFDMLQEGKVNAMVVGGSDIVPQTEFTHFHNLKALAPEKCQPFDKNRQGLVVGAGAGMLILETLEHATKRGANTYAEVKGYGLSSDGFHMTAPHPKGEGAIRAMEAALGCAKLSYEDVDYISAHGTGTPLNDKMETLAVKTVFKERTPQIPCSSVKSMIGHTMGAASAIESAVCCLAIKFGELPPTINYETKDPECDLDCVPNEARNKEVRFALNNSFAFGGNNASVVFGRV; from the coding sequence ATGCCCAGAGTAGTTGTGACAGGCCTCGGCTTGGTAACGGCCATTGGTTCGGACAGAAAAAAATCCTGGGAAGCAATGCTTAATGGCCGGGATGGTGTCTCGGAAATTACCACCTTTGACACCTCCAGATACAAGGTTCACCGTGCCTGTGAGTTAAAAAGTCTGAACTCCAACGGTACCCCACCATCCAAGAACGGATATACTGTTTACGATTGTCTTTACGTAGCTACCAGGGAGGCGCTTCAAGATAGCGGCATATTTGACTACAAGGGCCTGGAAATAGATAAAGTCGGTATGTCCATAGGAACGCTTGCCGGAGAACTCTCCGCCTTTGAGCATAAGCTAAGGGACAACCCCCGTGACAAGGCCTCCGGGTTTAGTCTGGACGTGGTCCTGCGTTATCCCCCGGCGACCTTATCGACTCAGCTGGCAGAAGATTTTCACGTAGAAGGTCCCAATATCATTCTGATTAACGCCTGCTCCTCCGGAAACCATGCCCTGTGCTGGGCCTTTGACATGCTGCAGGAAGGAAAGGTTAACGCAATGGTAGTCGGCGGAAGCGACATAGTACCGCAAACTGAATTTACGCACTTCCACAACCTGAAGGCCCTGGCGCCGGAGAAATGCCAGCCGTTTGATAAAAACAGACAGGGTCTGGTCGTGGGGGCCGGCGCGGGGATGCTGATACTTGAGACTCTGGAGCATGCAACAAAACGCGGCGCGAACACATATGCTGAAGTAAAGGGCTACGGTCTCAGCAGCGACGGTTTTCACATGACCGCTCCCCATCCTAAAGGGGAAGGCGCTATCAGGGCAATGGAGGCGGCACTGGGATGCGCCAAGCTTTCGTATGAGGACGTAGATTATATAAGCGCGCACGGCACAGGCACGCCGCTGAATGACAAAATGGAAACCCTTGCAGTCAAGACGGTCTTTAAAGAGAGAACCCCGCAGATTCCATGCAGCTCGGTAAAGTCAATGATCGGCCACACCATGGGAGCGGCAAGCGCCATTGAGTCTGCCGTGTGCTGCCTGGCCATAAAGTTTGGAGAACTCCCCCCGACGATAAACTACGAGACAAAGGACCCGGAATGCGACCTGGATTGCGTGCCTAATGAGGCAAGAAACAAAGAGGTTAGATTCGCCTTGAATAACTCGTTTGCCTTTGGCGGTAATAATGCCAGCGTTGTTTTTGGTAGGGTATGA
- the argB gene encoding acetylglutamate kinase, with protein sequence MLYFVDNFIVRGLVEEAIRKADTLIEALPYIKAFRDKLIVIKLGGSALAAGGELRGLLEDVIFMKTVGMRPILVHGGGPHITEEMAKRGKKPKFVQGHRVTDQETLDIVVDILINDVNKGILDELKGLGDEGVNLWRNGRPPLKAEQYMATDEGGKKIDLGRVGELLSIEEKAFRKACNAGKIPVIAPVARGRDGLLNVNADNVASFMAGSLKAEKLVFLSDTHGIMTDPSCDDTTVSSLSKAEVMSLVASGVIAGGMLPKSWACLRAIEHGVKKAHIIDGRIPHSLLLEIFTDKGIGTQIVL encoded by the coding sequence GTGCTATATTTCGTAGACAATTTTATTGTGAGGGGACTGGTGGAAGAGGCTATCCGCAAGGCGGACACACTCATAGAGGCCCTGCCGTACATTAAGGCCTTCAGGGACAAACTGATTGTAATAAAGCTGGGCGGCAGCGCCCTGGCCGCGGGGGGTGAACTGCGCGGGCTTCTTGAGGACGTCATCTTCATGAAGACGGTGGGCATGAGGCCCATACTCGTCCACGGAGGCGGGCCCCACATTACCGAGGAAATGGCAAAGAGGGGCAAAAAACCCAAGTTTGTTCAGGGACACCGCGTTACCGACCAGGAGACACTTGATATAGTGGTAGACATCCTGATAAACGACGTTAATAAGGGTATACTGGACGAGCTTAAGGGTCTGGGGGACGAGGGAGTCAATCTGTGGAGGAATGGGCGTCCCCCGCTGAAGGCTGAACAATATATGGCAACGGACGAGGGTGGTAAAAAGATAGACCTGGGCCGTGTGGGGGAACTCTTGTCGATAGAAGAAAAGGCGTTTCGTAAGGCATGCAATGCTGGTAAGATACCTGTAATAGCGCCGGTTGCGCGGGGCCGGGACGGCCTGTTAAATGTAAATGCTGACAATGTGGCGTCCTTCATGGCCGGTTCCTTGAAGGCCGAGAAGCTGGTGTTTCTCTCAGACACGCACGGTATTATGACGGACCCTTCTTGTGATGATACCACGGTATCCAGCCTGTCGAAGGCTGAGGTAATGTCGCTTGTCGCGAGCGGGGTAATCGCGGGCGGCATGCTGCCCAAGTCATGGGCGTGCCTCAGGGCGATTGAACATGGGGTGAAGAAGGCCCACATAATTGACGGCAGGATACCCCACTCACTTCTACTAGAGATATTTACGGACAAGGGGATAGGCACACAAATAGTGCTATGA
- a CDS encoding ABC transporter permease, with translation MSNAGRTKFGRFFIVIGNGFLNFAQSVGEMCQLLAASILWCRAVFKNLDKVLAQMGKVGADTLPIASLTALFIGFVLALQMGVALQTYGQEKSIGAVVAISMARELGPVLTAILVIGRIGAAITAELATMSVSEEIDAMKTLGINPVRYLVMPRLLACVIMLPLLVVYVDLVGMIGGAAVAKAYFGVPFFIYIENLEEWLTFGDIAQGMVKGAVFGVIIAIVSCQRGLATVGGPGEVGLATTNSVVFSFVSVYISNYFVTRLWLLQ, from the coding sequence ATGAGCAACGCGGGTCGGACGAAATTCGGCAGGTTCTTCATAGTCATTGGTAACGGGTTTCTGAATTTCGCGCAATCCGTGGGCGAGATGTGCCAGTTGCTGGCCGCATCCATACTGTGGTGCCGGGCGGTGTTTAAGAACCTGGACAAGGTTCTCGCCCAGATGGGCAAGGTAGGTGCGGACACGCTGCCCATTGCGAGCCTGACGGCGTTATTTATCGGGTTCGTACTCGCCCTGCAGATGGGCGTCGCGCTACAGACGTATGGCCAGGAAAAAAGTATCGGCGCGGTTGTGGCTATATCTATGGCACGAGAACTGGGTCCGGTCCTGACGGCTATACTGGTCATTGGGAGGATAGGCGCCGCCATTACCGCCGAGCTAGCCACAATGAGCGTCTCTGAAGAGATTGATGCCATGAAGACACTTGGCATCAATCCCGTGCGCTATCTGGTTATGCCCAGGCTCCTCGCCTGCGTCATCATGTTGCCGTTGCTGGTCGTCTACGTGGACCTGGTGGGAATGATAGGCGGGGCCGCCGTGGCAAAGGCATATTTCGGCGTACCGTTCTTCATATACATTGAGAACCTAGAGGAGTGGCTGACCTTTGGGGATATTGCTCAAGGGATGGTAAAGGGGGCGGTCTTTGGCGTCATTATTGCGATAGTAAGCTGTCAGCGCGGGCTCGCCACGGTAGGCGGACCCGGCGAGGTGGGTCTTGCCACGACCAACTCAGTGGTTTTTTCCTTTGTAAGCGTTTACATATCCAATTATTTTGTTACCAGGCTATGGTTACTGCAATAA
- a CDS encoding radical SAM protein, with product MISKRKLVLINPHPIGNVGEENVSVLAQMPVNLGYLVSLTPDSWEVDVIDETEESAVDENGNLCFPGADLVGITSVSYQAPRAYQIAAACRKREIPVIMGGVHATIYPNEVAEHVDCVVQREAVSIWDKLLSDFEQGRLQKFYEGGLTPLENLKLVYPDREFLKKKYKYRYSGITTSAGCPFSCEFCSVPQSQGRKYRERPVEDVLDEMEAIQGQFRGLVLTDENFYGHSKKSNDRVRNLFKEMVERGIYQNWFGFTSLNIFRDDETLDYMVRSGCVGVLIGIESLNKEALESMNKHVNLRITIDKYYEAIKNIRKHGIAVWGTVIFGNDADTIDTFDEVSEFVLGSNLDIMTCGILCPFINTPLYKRLEGGNRLFRTNFPEDWVYYTSHHLVHILNNLSIQELTEGLQRLQQRLWSTESIRARFQNSRQALNNNNSAMFALKVNWDWREVIAHFIENLQKLEASGKYQEALGRIGKKERFNESSSLITTKVF from the coding sequence ATGATAAGCAAAAGAAAACTTGTGCTTATAAATCCCCATCCGATAGGAAACGTCGGTGAGGAGAACGTCTCTGTGTTGGCCCAGATGCCTGTAAACCTGGGCTACCTGGTATCTCTGACCCCGGATAGCTGGGAGGTTGACGTAATAGACGAAACCGAGGAGAGCGCCGTAGACGAAAACGGCAACCTGTGTTTCCCGGGAGCGGATCTGGTGGGGATAACGTCCGTCAGTTATCAGGCCCCGCGTGCCTATCAGATCGCCGCTGCCTGCCGGAAGAGGGAAATCCCGGTAATAATGGGCGGTGTGCATGCGACTATTTATCCCAATGAGGTGGCCGAGCACGTAGATTGTGTCGTACAGAGAGAGGCCGTTTCCATCTGGGACAAGCTGCTGTCGGATTTTGAACAGGGACGTCTTCAGAAATTTTACGAAGGCGGCCTTACACCGCTGGAAAATCTGAAGTTAGTTTACCCCGACAGGGAATTTCTGAAGAAGAAATATAAATACCGTTACTCCGGAATAACCACATCTGCCGGGTGCCCCTTCAGTTGTGAGTTTTGCTCCGTCCCTCAATCCCAGGGCCGCAAATACCGTGAGAGGCCCGTAGAGGACGTGCTTGACGAGATGGAGGCTATTCAGGGCCAGTTCCGGGGGCTGGTGCTCACCGACGAGAATTTTTACGGCCATAGTAAAAAATCAAACGACAGGGTCAGGAATCTCTTTAAAGAGATGGTGGAAAGGGGCATCTACCAGAACTGGTTCGGTTTTACGTCACTTAATATATTCAGGGACGACGAGACCCTGGATTACATGGTCAGGAGTGGTTGTGTGGGGGTGCTAATAGGGATAGAGTCACTGAATAAAGAAGCCCTGGAATCGATGAACAAACACGTCAACCTGAGGATAACCATAGATAAATATTATGAAGCCATTAAGAACATTCGCAAACACGGCATAGCCGTCTGGGGTACCGTGATATTTGGCAATGATGCCGACACTATAGACACCTTTGACGAGGTATCGGAATTTGTGCTGGGTTCCAACCTTGACATAATGACATGCGGCATACTTTGCCCGTTTATCAATACCCCCCTTTACAAACGTCTGGAGGGTGGTAACAGGCTTTTCCGTACGAACTTCCCCGAGGATTGGGTATATTACACGTCTCACCACCTTGTCCACATCCTTAACAATCTCTCCATTCAGGAGCTTACCGAGGGGTTACAGCGCCTGCAGCAGCGGCTATGGTCCACCGAGTCCATCAGGGCGAGATTCCAAAACTCGAGGCAGGCCTTGAACAATAACAACTCCGCCATGTTTGCCCTCAAGGTCAACTGGGACTGGCGGGAAGTCATCGCACATTTCATAGAAAACCTGCAAAAATTGGAGGCCTCCGGGAAGTACCAGGAGGCCCTGGGCCGGATAGGGAAGAAGGAAAGATTTAACGAATCCTCCAGCCTGATAACCACGAAGGTCTTTTAG
- a CDS encoding ABC transporter ATP-binding protein encodes MVTAINSEIKEVEGETAIEVRQLHKWFRGNHVLRGLDLKIYDGTSTVIVGGSGAGKSVLLKHIIGLARPASGNIYIYGEELTGKTGKHLEAIQRKFAMVFQGSALLNSLTVAENVGLGLTEQRRFSKKHIAGIVREKLALVGLEGKDSQLPGELSGGMKKRVGVARALAMDPEILLFDEPTTGLDPVMAERIDTLIDDLKSKLKKTTVIVTHDMDSAFKLSDRIVMIYDGKIVEEGSPEEFLHSTNPVVEQFTSRFKRQGAKENP; translated from the coding sequence ATGGTTACTGCAATAAATTCAGAGATAAAAGAGGTCGAAGGAGAGACGGCAATTGAGGTGCGCCAGCTACACAAATGGTTCAGAGGTAATCATGTCCTCAGGGGCCTCGACCTCAAGATTTACGACGGAACATCGACTGTCATAGTAGGCGGCAGCGGTGCGGGCAAAAGCGTACTCCTAAAACATATAATCGGTCTGGCCAGGCCCGCTTCGGGCAATATATATATCTACGGCGAGGAGCTCACGGGCAAGACTGGTAAGCATCTTGAGGCTATTCAGCGGAAATTTGCAATGGTCTTTCAGGGTTCGGCGCTCTTGAACTCTCTTACGGTGGCTGAGAACGTTGGTCTTGGCCTCACCGAACAGCGCAGGTTCAGCAAGAAACATATAGCTGGGATTGTGAGGGAGAAGCTCGCCCTCGTGGGGCTTGAGGGCAAGGACTCACAGCTCCCCGGGGAATTGAGCGGCGGAATGAAGAAGAGAGTGGGGGTAGCCAGGGCACTGGCGATGGACCCTGAAATACTCCTGTTCGACGAACCGACCACGGGCCTTGACCCGGTGATGGCCGAACGCATAGACACACTGATAGACGACTTGAAGAGCAAATTAAAGAAGACGACTGTCATAGTAACCCATGACATGGATTCCGCTTTTAAGTTGTCAGATCGTATTGTTATGATATATGATGGTAAGATAGTGGAAGAGGGTTCACCTGAGGAGTTCTTGCACAGCACAAACCCGGTGGTCGAACAATTTACAAGCAGGTTTAAGAGGCAAGGGGCTAAGGAAAACCCTTGA
- a CDS encoding MATE family efflux transporter, which yields MHILEPTEKNLNKNIARLAIPAAAENILHLMVFIVDIIMVGRLGTEAIAAVGMAGALSFVLTMVFASSSAGTVSLVARYSGAKDKPTAERVATQSLLLGLVLGLLAFPLLYFSAVNILYMMSAEPDVALLGALYFKIVICFLPFRLIMLAGHAAFRGAGDTRTPMLITLVMNCLNILFNWLLIFGIWIFPRLEVAGAAWGTAISYVAGAIMVAVIISGGRGLITVKLRNVLSPDPDIIKRIVRISTPAAIDAFLTQVGYLVFLKIVATLGTTSLAAHQIAIRIEAFSFMPGYALAVSTATLVGHSLGAKNEDLARLSMRRSCIYALIVMCSFGVLFLLIPEPLARIFSPEPSVLQLTVICVMIAAIEQPALAIYMVYAGGLRGAGDTMSPMLITIIGTLFIHVPTAYLFGIVLGWGLPGIWFGAALDWILRAIAVCILYRRGRWKRVKV from the coding sequence ATGCATATCCTGGAACCCACAGAAAAAAACCTCAATAAAAACATAGCCCGCCTGGCCATTCCCGCTGCTGCCGAGAACATACTGCACCTGATGGTATTCATTGTGGATATCATCATGGTCGGCAGGCTGGGGACAGAGGCAATTGCCGCAGTGGGGATGGCGGGGGCGCTGAGTTTTGTACTGACCATGGTGTTTGCCTCAAGTTCTGCCGGCACGGTAAGCCTTGTGGCCAGATACTCCGGGGCCAAGGACAAGCCTACCGCAGAGCGAGTGGCGACCCAGTCATTGTTATTGGGACTAGTCTTAGGCCTCCTGGCCTTCCCCCTGCTCTATTTCTCCGCCGTAAACATTCTCTACATGATGAGCGCAGAACCGGATGTGGCCTTGCTTGGCGCCCTCTACTTCAAGATAGTCATATGTTTTCTCCCCTTCAGACTCATAATGCTGGCCGGTCATGCCGCCTTTAGGGGCGCGGGAGACACGCGAACGCCCATGCTGATTACGCTGGTGATGAACTGTCTGAACATCCTATTTAACTGGCTGCTCATATTCGGCATATGGATATTCCCCAGGTTGGAGGTGGCAGGCGCCGCCTGGGGCACCGCCATTTCTTATGTAGCAGGTGCCATTATGGTCGCGGTCATCATCTCCGGCGGCAGGGGGCTGATTACGGTAAAACTGCGCAATGTCCTTTCTCCAGACCCGGACATCATAAAGAGAATAGTCAGGATATCGACGCCCGCGGCCATTGATGCCTTTCTTACCCAGGTGGGCTACCTGGTCTTTTTAAAGATAGTGGCTACGTTGGGCACAACGTCCCTGGCGGCGCATCAGATAGCCATCAGGATAGAGGCCTTCTCGTTTATGCCCGGTTACGCGCTGGCCGTTTCTACGGCCACGCTGGTCGGGCACAGTCTGGGGGCCAAAAACGAAGACCTCGCCCGGCTGAGCATGAGGCGGAGCTGCATCTACGCCCTCATAGTGATGTGCTCGTTCGGCGTCTTGTTCCTGCTCATTCCGGAACCCCTGGCACGCATATTTTCACCTGAACCGAGCGTGTTACAGCTGACCGTAATCTGTGTTATGATTGCGGCGATAGAGCAGCCGGCGCTCGCCATCTACATGGTATACGCCGGCGGGCTGAGGGGAGCGGGAGATACGATGAGCCCGATGTTGATCACCATTATCGGGACGCTATTCATCCACGTGCCCACAGCGTATCTCTTCGGGATAGTCCTTGGCTGGGGACTGCCGGGCATATGGTTCGGGGCGGCGCTTGACTGGATACTACGCGCCATAGCGGTTTGCATACTCTACCGCCGGGGAAGGTGGAAGCGGGTAAAGGTTTGA
- a CDS encoding beta-ketoacyl-[acyl-carrier-protein] synthase family protein has translation MKKRTVITGIGIISPLGFGHEEFWKNLAGGHSGIAPITSLDVSGYPCKLAAEVKGLNPSEYLGDKGLKYLTKGTKFLASATKLALEDAKLFQNGNHCPDDTGVVIGSALGNYPQTTDYTYEILKRGPEKLLPMDSYDVALNSSTNFASVFFKLTGPSRTITSGFTSSADAIGDAFSLIQTNRVDVLIAGGVEQISLDSYIIFLMQKLLAGSQDSEPEISAPFDKRRNGFILGEGSYVFVIEDMEYARRRGARVYAELTGHGLAYMGARRFSLEEKTERVKNTMEQALEQAGQSKDSLGLICANGNSSKQTDLIEARAVKALLGDGLRDVPVSSIKSQTGECYGASGAMQMAFCLLAMEKSTIPPMRNYKVPDPECELNFVLGDELKQDIKVAIVNSLDLNGNCTSLVVEKSDM, from the coding sequence ATGAAGAAAAGGACCGTAATAACTGGCATCGGTATAATCTCTCCGCTGGGGTTTGGGCATGAGGAATTCTGGAAGAATCTTGCCGGAGGCCATTCCGGTATCGCCCCGATCACGTCCCTTGACGTCTCCGGGTATCCTTGTAAACTGGCTGCGGAAGTAAAGGGCCTGAATCCCTCTGAATATCTCGGTGACAAGGGCCTTAAATATCTGACAAAGGGTACCAAATTTCTTGCGTCTGCAACGAAACTTGCCCTCGAAGACGCTAAACTCTTCCAGAACGGCAATCACTGTCCTGATGACACGGGCGTTGTAATAGGTTCAGCCCTCGGCAATTACCCACAGACAACGGATTATACGTATGAGATCCTTAAACGCGGGCCTGAAAAGCTCCTTCCCATGGACAGCTATGACGTGGCACTGAATTCCTCTACAAACTTTGCTTCAGTATTTTTTAAACTCACCGGTCCTTCAAGGACAATTACCTCAGGATTCACGTCCAGCGCCGACGCTATCGGCGACGCCTTTAGCTTGATACAGACAAACAGGGTGGATGTGCTCATTGCCGGCGGGGTGGAACAAATCTCGCTCGACAGTTACATCATCTTTCTTATGCAAAAACTTCTGGCTGGTTCGCAGGACTCTGAACCAGAGATAAGCGCCCCGTTTGATAAGCGCAGGAACGGCTTCATCCTCGGTGAGGGCAGTTACGTGTTTGTCATAGAGGACATGGAATATGCACGCAGGCGGGGAGCCCGCGTATATGCGGAGCTCACCGGTCACGGACTAGCTTACATGGGAGCCAGGAGGTTCAGCCTGGAAGAAAAGACAGAGAGAGTGAAAAATACCATGGAGCAGGCTCTTGAACAGGCCGGACAATCAAAGGATTCCTTGGGGCTTATCTGCGCAAACGGTAATTCTTCAAAGCAGACGGACCTCATAGAGGCCAGGGCCGTTAAAGCGCTGCTGGGAGACGGCTTGAGAGACGTACCGGTAAGTTCTATAAAGTCTCAGACCGGTGAGTGTTACGGCGCATCAGGGGCGATGCAAATGGCCTTTTGCCTGCTGGCCATGGAAAAATCGACCATCCCTCCGATGAGGAACTACAAGGTGCCGGACCCTGAGTGCGAGCTGAATTTCGTACTGGGGGACGAGCTTAAACAGGACATAAAGGTGGCAATAGTCAACTCTCTCGACCTGAATGGAAACTGCACCAGCCTCGTAGTGGAAAAAAGTGATATGTAA
- a CDS encoding FAD-dependent oxidoreductase: MVSLFNTINIGPLQLENRLVMTAMDLGFTTGGFVNDRFVDFYTERADGGVGLIVVGGCYPEQNGKAWKSILGLDDDRYIPSLARFTGAMHRHGTKAAAQILHGGRYASSLFSKMQPVSASSVPSRLARDTSRALSIPEIKQVIQNYALAAKRAKDAGFDAVEIHGGMGYLINQFLSPISNKRNDEYGGSPEKRLRFAVETIEAVKETAGEDFPVIFRLSGDELMEGGLKIKDNIQIAQRLAGLGVDAFHVSPGWHESKVPVMLMVIPRTAYVVLATSIKENVDIPVIAAVRINDLTVAEELLRDGQTDLVSIGRPLIADPELPNKYKEGRLEDIRTCIACNQGCFDELLNMRAVTCLYNPRAGREKEYTITPAAKKRKILVVGGGPGGMEAARVAALRGHDVTLYEKEKILGGQLHYAYKPPGREEFVNVIKYLERQIKKEKVKVVLGVEANPDIIKKEKPNVLILSTGSTPSIPPIPGINGNNIVLAKDVLDGRVPVGREVVIIGGGTVGSETALYVAKLGSMKPDVAMFLLKNDIIDLPTALEKSSRGHRNVTILEMKRRVAGGFGISTRWVMEREMEGAGIKAVTTVKVKEVKEEPESGVLYEKDGRETFIPAETVIIATGYISDDSLHKHLNGLVPEIYTIGDCVQVRTAMEAIHEGFKIGLTV, encoded by the coding sequence ATGGTCAGCCTGTTTAACACAATAAATATAGGCCCGTTGCAGCTGGAAAACCGTCTCGTGATGACGGCAATGGACCTTGGCTTCACTACCGGCGGCTTTGTCAATGACCGTTTTGTTGATTTCTATACGGAGAGGGCCGACGGAGGTGTGGGGCTCATCGTTGTCGGCGGGTGCTATCCGGAACAGAACGGCAAGGCGTGGAAGAGCATCCTCGGGCTGGACGACGACCGCTACATCCCCTCACTCGCCAGATTCACCGGGGCTATGCACCGTCACGGCACAAAGGCCGCTGCCCAGATACTCCATGGCGGGCGTTATGCCTCAAGCCTGTTCTCAAAGATGCAGCCCGTATCGGCATCGAGCGTGCCCTCACGACTGGCCAGAGACACGTCCAGGGCCTTAAGCATCCCGGAGATAAAACAGGTAATACAAAACTACGCCCTGGCCGCAAAAAGGGCCAAAGACGCGGGCTTCGATGCCGTAGAGATTCACGGCGGCATGGGATACCTCATCAACCAGTTCCTCTCACCAATAAGCAATAAAAGAAACGACGAGTACGGCGGCAGCCCGGAGAAAAGGCTGCGCTTTGCCGTTGAAACCATAGAGGCCGTCAAAGAGACCGCTGGGGAGGATTTTCCCGTAATCTTTAGACTCTCCGGGGATGAGCTGATGGAGGGCGGTCTGAAGATTAAGGACAATATACAAATCGCCCAGAGACTTGCCGGACTCGGCGTGGACGCCTTCCACGTGTCGCCGGGGTGGCACGAAAGCAAGGTACCCGTAATGCTGATGGTAATCCCCAGAACCGCTTACGTGGTTCTGGCAACCTCCATCAAAGAAAACGTGGACATACCCGTAATAGCGGCTGTCAGGATAAATGACCTTACCGTTGCGGAAGAGCTGCTCAGGGACGGGCAGACAGACCTGGTATCCATCGGCAGACCGCTCATAGCGGACCCAGAGCTGCCCAATAAATATAAGGAAGGCAGGCTTGAGGACATAAGGACGTGTATAGCATGCAACCAGGGCTGCTTTGATGAACTCTTGAACATGAGGGCCGTCACCTGCCTGTACAATCCCAGGGCAGGGAGGGAAAAAGAATATACCATAACACCGGCGGCAAAGAAGAGGAAGATCCTTGTTGTAGGGGGCGGTCCCGGAGGAATGGAGGCGGCCCGGGTGGCCGCGCTGAGAGGCCATGACGTAACACTGTATGAGAAAGAAAAAATCCTTGGGGGTCAGTTGCACTATGCCTACAAGCCCCCTGGCCGCGAGGAGTTTGTAAACGTTATAAAATATCTGGAAAGACAGATAAAGAAGGAAAAGGTGAAGGTCGTCCTGGGCGTTGAGGCAAACCCGGATATAATCAAGAAGGAAAAACCGAACGTGCTGATACTGTCAACTGGTTCAACGCCGTCCATCCCGCCGATTCCGGGGATAAACGGGAATAACATCGTGCTGGCGAAGGACGTACTGGACGGGAGGGTGCCGGTTGGCCGTGAGGTTGTTATAATAGGCGGCGGGACGGTAGGCAGTGAGACGGCCCTCTACGTGGCCAAGCTGGGCAGTATGAAACCGGATGTGGCGATGTTCTTGCTAAAGAATGATATAATAGACCTGCCGACCGCATTGGAAAAATCCTCAAGGGGCCACAGGAACGTCACCATTCTCGAGATGAAGAGGAGAGTCGCCGGCGGTTTCGGGATATCCACACGCTGGGTGATGGAAAGGGAGATGGAGGGCGCAGGCATAAAGGCCGTCACGACCGTAAAGGTAAAGGAAGTCAAAGAGGAGCCAGAGAGCGGCGTGTTGTATG
- a CDS encoding pentapeptide repeat-containing protein: protein MDYIRKPLFAIVFTVLIGFSPAFPGMESRTAYGIETDRNKEALLETKKCQGCDLHGVNLAGLELQGANLRRAKLVESNLQGADLSGADMKMSLLRRANLAGAKMVNADLTGAYLLGANLEGANLKGVDLASATLDNANLQGANLEGANLAFVGVGEADFKGVTGLTPGQKKYLRYEGAKNVPE, encoded by the coding sequence ATGGACTATATCAGAAAACCATTGTTTGCCATCGTCTTTACCGTCTTGATTGGATTTAGCCCTGCGTTTCCGGGTATGGAGTCTCGCACGGCCTATGGTATTGAGACAGACAGAAACAAAGAGGCCTTGTTAGAAACAAAGAAATGCCAGGGGTGCGACCTGCATGGTGTTAACCTGGCGGGGTTGGAACTGCAAGGCGCCAACCTGAGACGCGCCAAACTTGTTGAATCAAACCTTCAGGGTGCCGACCTGAGTGGGGCTGACATGAAGATGAGTCTCTTGAGGCGGGCCAACCTTGCCGGCGCTAAAATGGTTAATGCCGACCTGACAGGTGCATACCTTCTGGGCGCCAACCTGGAAGGAGCCAACCTTAAGGGAGTTGACCTTGCCAGTGCCACTCTGGATAATGCCAATCTGCAAGGCGCCAATCTGGAAGGCGCAAACCTGGCCTTCGTCGGTGTTGGAGAAGCGGACTTTAAGGGTGTAACGGGCCTTACCCCGGGGCAGAAAAAATATCTACGGTATGAAGGCGCCAAAAACGTACCCGAATGA